Proteins from one Astyanax mexicanus isolate ESR-SI-001 unplaced genomic scaffold, AstMex3_surface scaffold_43, whole genome shotgun sequence genomic window:
- the fbxl8 gene encoding F-box/LRR-repeat protein 8, producing the protein MELPEEILAHIFSFLPLWDKCNAFTVCRRWNSTMTYPSAWRQTEIRCDSEVGVPERFSEFLPLVRNLKLSVSVSSPENRRTGLEVLRQALAGGDGRLRALCVNCLGNPPLFYAGQDLLQGLLDALTAASSLTELDLRGVPFTLSDAFVKGVVTLCPALRSLFINNGSLVCGVGGETVRDVLRLCPGLTALGVFQASLSQDVLQDLLLPRRPALKQLELRCERSLKYTTPLPDHTWAQVSRMHPALAVDLELDHTLPELHVPSVLQPSIPVRHLRLLTWTWLLDEVRLVGRSYANTLEALEVQTTPSAELNEALVELATRCTRLREVHCYCVVSPEVVAAFRKHCTDLRRYTLKTRKEPHPWTCTSLR; encoded by the exons ATGGAGCTTCCAGAGGAGATTCTTGCTCATATCTTCTCTTTTCTGCCCCTGTGGGATAAATGTAATGCTTTTACAGTCTGCAGAAGATGGAACAGCACCATGACATACCCCAGCGCGTGGAGGCAGACTGAGATCAG GTGTGATTCTGAAGTTGGTGTTCCTGAGAGGTTCTCTGAATTCCTGCCGCTGGTCAGAAACCTGAAGCTGAGCGTCAGCGTGTCGAGTCCGGAGAACCGGAGGACCGGGCTGGAGGTTCTGCGTCAGGCGCTTGCGGGGGGCGACGGGCGGCTGCGGGCGCTGTGCGTGAACTGCCTGGGGAACCCACCGCTGTTCTACGCGGGGCAGGACCTGCTGCAGGGGCTGCTGGACGCGCTGACCGCCGCCTCCTCCCTCACCGAGCTGGACCTGAGAGGCGTGCCCTTCACCCTCAGCGACGCCTTCGTGAAGGGCGTGGTCACGCTCTGCCCCGCCCTCCGGAGTCTCTTCATCAATAACGGGTCTCTGGTTTGCGGCGTCGGGGGCGAGACGGTGAGGGACGTCCTGAGGCTGTGCCCGGGTCTGACCGCGCTGGGGGTCTTCCAGGCCAGCCTGTCTCAGGACGTCCTGCAGGACCTGCTGCTGCCCCGGAGACCGGCGCTGAAGCAGCTGGAGCTGCGCTGTGAGCGCTCGTTGAAATACACCACGCCCCTCCCCGACCACACCTGGGCGCAGGTGAGCCGCATGCACCCGGCGCTGGCGGTGGACCTCGAGCTGGACCACACCCTCCCGGAGCTGCACGTGCCGTCCGTCCTGCAGCCCAGCATCCCCGTGCGCCACCTGCGCCTGCTCACCTGGACGTGGCTGCTGGACGAGGTGCGGCTGGTAGGGCGGAGTTACGCTAATACGCTGGAGGCCCTGGAGGTGCAGACCACGCCCTCTGCGGAGCTGAACGAGGCGCTGGTGGAGCTGGCGACGCGGTGCACGAGGCTGCGGGAGGTGCACTGCTACTGCGTGGTGTCGCCGGAGGTCGTGGCGGCTTTCCGGAAGCACTGCACCGATCTGCGCAGATACACACTCAAAACACGCAAAGAGCCACACCCCTGGACCTGCACCTccctcagataa